In Leptidea sinapis chromosome 18, ilLepSina1.1, whole genome shotgun sequence, a genomic segment contains:
- the LOC126969334 gene encoding glucose dehydrogenase [FAD, quinone]-like yields MGPDPENSVVDNYLRKFEMYTDQFSRFLYFKANRETFDFIIIGAGSAGSVVANRLSEVNHWNILLLEAGPDPPIESLIPRFDSSLYGSYYDWKYLMKRGDDSSLGFIGERVPWPRGKMLGGSSSINGMVYMRGKSGDYQRWVDAGNPSWTPQNTLFYFNKAENFQDRELLKNPDKIINIYASREVILSAGSINTPQLLMLSGLGPQEHLEEIGIETKLNLPGVGKNLQDHIYVPIPIFGDEPGPEDKGKISINAFLQRMQLQECDELQFESNDYWRCILVNLSSTLFHPIGTAKMGPDPENSVVDNYLRVHGVRNLRVIDASVMPDSPSGNTNGPTIMIGEMGSDMIKSHYSILL; encoded by the exons ATGGGTCCTGACCCAGAAAATTCagttgttgataattatttaagg aAATTTGAAATGTATACAGATCAATTTTCtaggtttttatattttaaagcaA ATCGAGAAACAttcgattttattattattggtgcTGGGTCTGCTGGAAGCGTTGTAGCTAATCGACTAAGCGAAGTCAATCATTGGAACATACTTCTTCTTGAAGCGGGGCCAGATCCACCAATAGAATCGTTG ATACCCCGCTTTGATTCTTCACTATATGGCAGTTATTATGACTGGAAATACCTTATGAAACGGGGAGATGATTCAAGCCTTGGATTTATTGGTGAGAGAGTGCCATGGCCACGCGGGAAAATGCTCGGCGGTAGTAGCTCGATTAATGGAATGGTTTATATGAGAGGAAAATCTGGTGATTACCAACGTTGGGTAGATGCTGGAAACCCAAGTTGGACGCCACAAAACACATTATTCTACTTCAACAAAGCGGAAAACTTTCAAGATAGAGAATTACTGAAAAATCC cgataaaataataaacatttatgcaTCACGTGAAGTTATTCTTAGTGCTGGATCTATAAATACTCCTCAATTACTCATGTTATCTGGACTAGGACCACAAGAACACCTTGAAGAAATTGGtattgaaacaaaattaaacttaCCTGGAGTAGGGAAAAATTTACAAGATCACATATATGTCCCCATTCCAATTTTTGGGGATGAACCTGGACCGGAAGATAAAGGAAAAAT ATCTATAAACGCGTTTTTGCAACGGATGCAGCTGCAAGAATGCGATGAATTACAATTCGAAAGCAATGATTATTGGAGATGTATACTAGTTAACCTATCTAGCACTCTATTTCATCCAATAGGAACCGCAAAAATGGGTCCTGACCCAGAAAATTCagttgttgataattatttaagggTACACGGTGTTCGTAATTTACGTGTGATAGATGCTAGTGTAATGCCTGATTCTCCAAGTGGAAACACGAATGGTCCAACCATAATGATAGGAGAAATGGGATCCGATATGATTAAATCTCATTACAgtatacttttataa